A section of the Lepus europaeus isolate LE1 chromosome 19, mLepTim1.pri, whole genome shotgun sequence genome encodes:
- the SAMD4B gene encoding protein Smaug homolog 2 produces the protein MMFRDQVGILAGWFKGWNECEQTVALLSLLKRVTRTQARFLQLCLEHSLADCNDIHLLESEANSAAIVSQWQQESKEKVVSLLLSHLPLLQPGNTEAKSEYMRLLQKVLAYSIESNAFIEESRQLLSYALIHPATTLEDRNALALWLSHLEERLASSFRTRPEPSYHSRQGSDEWGGPAELGPGEAGQGWQEKPPRENGHVPFHPSSSVPPAISSIGSNANTGLPCQIHPSPLKRSMSLIPTSPQAPGEWPSPEELGARAAFTTPDHAPLSPQSSVASSGSEQTEEQGSSRNTFQEDGSGMKDVPSWLKSLRLHKYAALFSQMSYEEMMTLTEQHLESQNVTKGARHKIALSIQKLRERQSVLKSLEKDVLEGGNLRNALQELQQIIITPIKAYSVLQATVAAAAATPAAKDGGRGELPGAEPPPAHSSTDKGTEAKDPPAAENYPPPPAPAPTDGSEPAPAPVADGDIPSQFTRVMGKVCTQLLVSRPDEENITSYLQLIEKCLTHEAFTETQKKRLLSWKQQVLKLLRTFPRKAALEMQNYRQQKGWAFGSNSLPIAGSVGMGVARRTQRQFPMPPRALPPGRMGLLSPSGIAGVSPRHALTSPSLGGQGRQNLWFANPGGSNSMPSQSRSSVQRTHSLPVHSSPQAILMFPPDCPVPGPDLEINPTLESLCLSMTEHALGDGTDKTSTI, from the exons ATGATGTTCCGAGACCAGGTGGGCATCCTCGCTGGCTGGTTCAAGGGCTGGAATGAGTGTGAGCAGACCGTAGCCCTGCTGTCTCTTCTGAAGCGGGTCACCCGTACCCAGGCCCGcttcctgcagctctgcctggAGCACTCACTGGCTGACTGCAATGACATCCACCTGCTGGAGTCGGAGGCCAACAGTGCTG CTATCGTCAGCCAGTGGCAACAAGAGTCCAAAGAGAAGGTGGTGTCCCTCCTGTTGTCCCACCTGCCCCTGCTTCAGCCAGGCAACACAGAGGCCAAGTCGGAGTATATGAGGCTCCTGCAGAAAGTGCTAGCCTACTCAATTGAGAGCAATGCCTTCATCGAGGAGAGCCGCCAGCTGCTCTCCTACGCCCTCATCCATCCAGCCACCACCCTGGAGGACCGCAACGCACTGGCCCTCTGGCTGAGCCACCTGGAAGAGCGGCTGGCTAGCAGCTTCCGCACCCGGCCAGAGCCCTCCTACCACTCACGCCAGGGCTCTGATGAGTGGGGGGGCCCTGCAGAGCTGGGCCCTGGAGAGGCAGGGCAAGGCTGGCAGGAAAAGCCACCCCGGGAAAATGGACACGTGCCCTTCCACCCATCCAGCTCAGTGCCGCCAGCCATCAGCAGTATTGGGAGCAACGCAAACACAG GTCTCCCCTGCCAAATCCACCCTAGCCCGCTGAAGCGCTCCATGTCGCTCATCCCTAcgagcccccaggcccctggtgAGTGGCCGAGTCCAGAGGAGCTCGGGGCCCGGGCTGCTTTCACCACACCCGACCACGCACCCCTCTCGCCCCAGAGCAGCGTGGCCTCCTCTGGCAGTGAGCAGACAGAGGAGCAGGGCTCCAGCCGGAACACGTTCCAGGAGGACGGCAGCGGCATGAAAG ATGTGCCCTCGTGGCTCAAAAGCCTCCGCTTGCACAAGTACGCGGCCCTCTTCTCACAGATGAGCTATGAGGAGATGATGACACTGACTGAGCAGCACCTGGAGTCTCAG AACGTCACCAAAGGTGCCCGCCACAAGATAGCCCTGAGCATCCAGAAGCTGCGCGAGAGGCAGAGCGTCCTCAAGTCCCTGGAGAAG gATGTGCTGGAAGGTGGGAATCTGCGCAACgccctgcaggagctgcagcAGATCATCATCACCCCCATCAAAGCCTACAGCGTCCTCCAGGCCACTGTAGCAGCTGCCGCTGCCACCCCTGCTGCCAAGGATGGGGGCCGGGGGGAGCTGCCTGGTGCTGAGCCTCCCCCAGCCCATTCCAGCACAGACAAGGGCACCGAGGCCAAGGACCCTCCAGCTGCAGAGAACTATCCCCCTCCACCAGCTCCGGCTCCCACTGATGGCAGtgagccagccccagctcccgTTGCCGACGGAGACATCCCCAGCCAGTTTACACGGGTCATGGGCAAAG TGTGCACccagctgctggtgtcccgacCAGACGAGGAGAACATCACCAGTTACCTCCAGCTCATCGAAAAGTGCCTGACTCATGAG GCTTtcacagagacacagaagaagcggCTGCTATCCTGGAAACAGCAAGTGCTGAAGCTCCTCCGGACGTTCCCACGCAAGGCCGCGCTGGAAATGCAGAACTACCGGCAGCAGAAAGG CTGGGCGTTCGGCTCCAACTCGCTCCCCATAGCTGGTTCTGTGGGGATGGGAGTGGCCCGGCGGACCCAGCGCCAGTTCCCAATGCCTCCCCGGGCCCTCCCACCTGGCAGGATGGGCCTCCTGAGCCCCTCGGGCATTGCGGGCGTCTCCCCTCGACACGCCCTTACCAGCCCCAGCCTTGGGGGCCAGGGCAGACAG AACCTGTGGTTTGCCAACCCTGGAGGCAGCAACAGCATGCCCAGCCAGAGCCGTAGCTCTGTGCAGCGCACCCACTCGCTCCCGGTCCACTCATCGCCCCAGGCCATTCTCATGTTCCCTCCAG acTGCCCGGTCCCTGGGCCTGACCTGGAGATCAATCCCACTCTGGAGTCTCTGTGTCTGAGCATGACAGAACACGCCTTGGGTG ATGGGACAGACAAAACCTCCACCATCTGA
- the ZFP36 gene encoding mRNA decay activator protein ZFP36 — MDLTAIYESLMSLHPDPPSDHGGTEPSGLWGPAGVTSRLPGRSTSLVEGRSCGWVPPPPGFAPLAPRPGPELAPSPTSPTATSTTSSRYKTELCRTFSESGRCRYGAKCQFAHGLGELRQANRHPKYKTELCHKFYLQGRCPYGSRCHFIHNPSEDLAAPGHPHVLRQSVSFSGLPSGRRTSPPPPGLAGPSLSCSFSPPSSPPPPGDVPLSPSAFSAAPGTPVARRDPTPACCPSCRRANPVSIWGPLGGLARSPSAHSLGSDPDEYASSGSSLGGSDSPVFETGAFGPPQPPAAPRRLPIFNRISVSE; from the exons ATGGATCTCACAGCCATCTACGAG AGCCTCATGTCGCTGCACCCTGACCCCCCATCCGACCACGGAGGGACGGAGCCTTCGGGACTCTGGGGCCCGGCTGGGGTCACCTCTCGCCTGCCGGGCCGCTCCACCAGCCTGGTAGAGGGCCGCAGCTGCGGCTGGGTGCCGCCACCCCCCGGCTTCGCACCCCTGGCTCCCCGCCCGGGCCCGGAGCTGGCGCCCTCGCCCACCTCGCCCACCGCgacctccaccacctcctcccgCTACAAGACTGAGCTGTGTCGGACCTTCTCGGAGAGTGGGCGCTGCCGCTACGGCGCCAAGTGCCAGTTTGCCCATGGCCTGGGCGAGCTGCGCCAAGCCAATCGCCACCCCAAGTACAAGACTGAACTCTGCCACAAGTTCTACCTCCAGGGCCGCTGTCCCTACGGCTCCCGCTGCCACTTCATCCACAACCCCAGTGAGGACCTGGCCGCCCCCGGCCACCCCCACGTGCTGCGCCAGAGCGTGAGCTTCTCCGGCCTGCCCTCCGGCCGCAGGacatcgccgccgccgccgggcctcGCAGGCCCCTCCCTGTCCTGCTCCTTCTCGCCAcccagctccccgcccccaccgggGGACGTTCCGCTTTCACCCTCGGCCTTCTCTGCTGCCCCCGGGACCCCCGTGGCTCGAAGGGACCCCACGCCCGCCTGCTGCCCCTCCTGCCGCCGGGCCAACCCTGTCAGCATCTGGGGGCCCCTGGGTGGCCTGGCCCGGAGCCCCTCGGCGCACTCCCTGGGCTCAGACCCGGATGAGTAcgccagcagcggcagcagcctgGGGGGATCCGACTCCCCTGTCTTCGAGACCGGAGCTTTCGGGCCACCCCAGCCGCCTGCAGCCCCCAGGCGCCTCCCCATCTTCAACCGTATCTCCGTGTCTGAGTGA
- the MED29 gene encoding mediator of RNA polymerase II transcription subunit 29 isoform X2, which yields MAAPQQQAPGASSAAGVSGPGSAGGPGPQQQPPPPAQLVGSSQSGLLQQQQQDFDPVQRYKMLIPQLKESLQTLMKVAAQNLIQNTNIDNGQKSSDGPIQRFDKCLEEFYALCDQLELCLRLAHECLSQSCDSAKHSPTLVPTATKPDAVQPDSLPYPQYLAVIKAQIACAKDIHTALLDCANKVTGKTPAPPTGPGGTL from the exons ATGGCTGCTCCCCAGCAGCAGGCTCCGGGGGCGTCTTCGGCCGCTGGTGTATCGGGCCCAGGGTCGGCTggcggccccggcccccagcagcagccgccgccgccggcacAGCTGGTGGGCTCGTCGCAGAGCGGCctactgcagcagcagcagcaggacttCGACCCTGTGCAGCGCTACAAGATGCTCATCCCGCAGCTCAAGGAGAGTCTGCAG ACCTTGATGAAGGTTGCAGCCCAGAACTTGATTCAGAACACTAACATTGACAATGGACA AAAGAGCAGCGATGGACCCATCCAGCGCTTTGACAAGTGCCTGGAGGAGTTCTACGCGCTCTGCGACCAGCTGGAGCTCTGCCTG CGCCTGGCACACGAATGCCTGTCCCAGAGCTGTGACAGCGCCAAGCACTCCCCGACGCTGGTGCCCACGGCCACCAAGCCTGATGCGGTGCAGCCTGACAGCCTGCCCTACCCACAGTACCTGGCGGTCATCAAAGCCCAGATAGCCTGTGCCAAGGACATTCACACTGCCCTGCTGGACTGCGCCAACAAGGTCACGGGCAAGACGCCTGCGCCGCCCACGGGCCCCGGGGGCACCctgtga
- the MED29 gene encoding mediator of RNA polymerase II transcription subunit 29 isoform X1, with amino-acid sequence MAAPQQQAPGASSAAGVSGPGSAGGPGPQQQPPPPAQLVGSSQSGLLQQQQQDFDPVQRYKMLIPQLKESLQTLMKVAAQNLIQNTNIDNGHCRKSSDGPIQRFDKCLEEFYALCDQLELCLRLAHECLSQSCDSAKHSPTLVPTATKPDAVQPDSLPYPQYLAVIKAQIACAKDIHTALLDCANKVTGKTPAPPTGPGGTL; translated from the exons ATGGCTGCTCCCCAGCAGCAGGCTCCGGGGGCGTCTTCGGCCGCTGGTGTATCGGGCCCAGGGTCGGCTggcggccccggcccccagcagcagccgccgccgccggcacAGCTGGTGGGCTCGTCGCAGAGCGGCctactgcagcagcagcagcaggacttCGACCCTGTGCAGCGCTACAAGATGCTCATCCCGCAGCTCAAGGAGAGTCTGCAG ACCTTGATGAAGGTTGCAGCCCAGAACTTGATTCAGAACACTAACATTGACAATGGACA CTGTAGAAAGAGCAGCGATGGACCCATCCAGCGCTTTGACAAGTGCCTGGAGGAGTTCTACGCGCTCTGCGACCAGCTGGAGCTCTGCCTG CGCCTGGCACACGAATGCCTGTCCCAGAGCTGTGACAGCGCCAAGCACTCCCCGACGCTGGTGCCCACGGCCACCAAGCCTGATGCGGTGCAGCCTGACAGCCTGCCCTACCCACAGTACCTGGCGGTCATCAAAGCCCAGATAGCCTGTGCCAAGGACATTCACACTGCCCTGCTGGACTGCGCCAACAAGGTCACGGGCAAGACGCCTGCGCCGCCCACGGGCCCCGGGGGCACCctgtga
- the PAF1 gene encoding RNA polymerase II-associated factor 1 homolog, with translation MAPTIQTQAQREDGHRPNSHRTLPERSGVVCRVKYCNSLPDIPFDPKFITYPFDQNRFVQYKATSLEKQHKHDLLTEPDLGVTIDLINPDTYRIDPNVLLDPADEKLLEEEIQAPTSSKRSQQHAKVVPWMRKTEYISTEFNRYGISNEKPEVKIGVSVKQQFTEEEIYKDRDSQITAIEKTFEDAQKSISQHYSKPRVTPVEVMPVFPDFKMWINPCAQVIFDSDPAPKDTSGAAALEMMSQAMIRGMMDEEGNQFVAYFLPVEETLKKRKRDQEEEMDYAPDDVYDYKIAREYNWNVKNKASKGYEENYFFIFREGDGVYYNELETRVRLSKRRAKAGVQSGTNALLVVKHRDMNEKELEAQEARKAQLENHEPEEEEEEEMETEEKEAGGSDEEREKGSSSEKEASEDERSGSESEREEGDREEASDKSGSGEDESSEDEARAARDKEEIFGSDADSEDDADSDDEDRARARGGSDNDSDSGSDAGGQRSRSASPFPSGSEHSAQEDGSEAAASDSSDADSDSD, from the exons ATGGCGCCCACCATCCAGACCCAGGCGCAGCGGGAGGATGGCCACAG GCCCAATTCCCACCGGACTCTGCCTGAGAG GTCTGGAGTGGTCTGCCGCGTCAAATACTGCAACAGCCTCCCTGACATCCCCTTCGACCCCAAGTTCATCACCTACCCTTTCGACCAGAACAG GTTTGTCCAGTACAAAGCGACTTCCTTGGAGAAACAGCACAAACATGACCTCCTGACTGAGCCAGACCTGGGGGTCACCATTGACCTCATCAACCCTGACACCTACCGCATCGACCCCAATG TTCTCCTAGATCCAGCTGATGAGAAGCTCTTAGAAGAGGAGATTCAGGCCCCTACCAGCTCGAAGAG ATCCCAGCAGCACGCGAAGGTGGTGCCGTGGATGCGTAAGACAGAGTACATCTCCACTGAGTTCAACCGTTACGGGATCTCCAACGAGAAGCCAGAGGTCAA GATTGGAGTTTCTGTGAAGCAGCAGTTCACCGAGGAGGAAATATACAAAGACAGGGACAGCCAGATCACAGCCATTGAGAAGACTTTCGAGGACGCCCAGAAATCA ATCTCCCAGCATTACAGCAAGCCCCGGGTGACACCGGTGGAGGTCATGCCTGTCTTCCCAGACTTTAAG ATGTGGATCAACCCATGCGCTCAGGTCATCTTTGATTCAGACCCTGCCCCTAAGGACACCAGCGGCGCAGCTGCACTGGAGATGATGTCTCAGGCCATGATCAG GGGTATGATGGATGAGGAAGGGAACCAATTTGTGGCCTACTTCCTGCCTGTGGAAGAGACGCTGAAGAAACGGAAACGGGACCAGGAGGAGGAGATGGACTACGCACCAGATGATGT GTATGACTACAAGATTGCTCGAGAGTACAACTGGAATGTGAAGAACAAAGCTAGCAAGGGCTACGAGGAGAACTACTTCTTCATATTCCGTGAGGGCGACGGGGTTTACTACAACGAGCTGGAGACCAG GGTCCGCCTTAGTAAGCGCCGAGCCAAGGCTGGGGTGCAATCGGGCACCAACGCCCTGCTTGTGGTCAAACACCGGGACATGAACGAGAAGGAATTAGAGGCCCAG GAAGCGCGCAAGGCCCAGTTGGAAAACCACGagcccgaggaggaggaggaggaggagatggagacagaagagaaagaggcTGGGGGCTCAG ATGAGGAGCGTGAGAAGGGCAGCAGCAGTGAGAAGGAGGCCAGTGAAGATGAGCGCTCAGGCAGCGAGAGCGAACGCGAGGAGGGCGACAGGGAAGAGGCGAGCGACAAGAGTGGCAGCGGCGAGGACGAGAGCAGCGAAGATGAGGCCCGGGCCGCTCGGGACAAGGAGGAGATCTTTGGCAGTGACGCCGATTCAGAGGACGACGCTGACTCTGACGATGAGGACAGAGCTCGAGCCCGTGGTGGCAGTGACAATGACTCAGACAGCGGCAGCGACGCAGGCGGTCAGCGCAGCCGCAGCGCCAGTCCCTTCCCCAGTGGCAGTGAGCACTCGGCCCAGGAGGATGGCAGTGAAGctgcagcttctgattccagcgaTGCTGACAGCGACAGTGACTGA